The nucleotide sequence CGGATCGATGGGGTTGATGCTGCAGCCGTACTGGACGCCGGGCGTGAAACTGCCCGGGCCGGAGGCCAAGGGCGCCATCATCGGCTTTGGGGATGTGCACAACCGGGCCCACCTGTACCGCTCGATTCTGGAAGGTCTGGCTTATGCGCTGCGGGAAGGCAAGGAGCGCATCGAGAAAAAGACGCGAACGCCCGTCACGGCCTTGCGGGTTTCAGGCGGGGGCTCTCAGAGCCGCAACGCCATGCAGTTGACGGCTGACGTGTTCGGGCTTCCTGCGGCCAGGCCCCGGTTGTACGAGACTTCGGGGCTGGGTGCAGCCATCGATGCGGCCGTCGGCATGGGCGCCTTTGCCGATTTCGAATCGGCCGCCGCCGCCATGACGCATGTGGCCGAAGTTTTCGAGCCGGACATGAAACACCATGCCACATACAACGCCCTCTATCATGACGTATACAAACCCTTGTACCGTCGGCTCAAACCGTTGTACAGGAAGATACGGGCCATCACCGGTTATCCGGCGTAGGGCTCACCATGAAACATCGGCCGTCAGGTTGGCGGCTGGCGGCTGGTGGTTGGCGGCAGTCGCATCAATGTCGAGGGGGAGAAGAGGAGAGAGGGAGCGAGGGTTTACGATTACGATTACGATTACGACAACGACAACGATCACGACAACGATAGCGACAACGATAGCGACAACGATTACGACAACGACAACGATAGCGATTACGATAGTGATAGTGATCACGAAAGCGATCAGGAATGCCAAAAGATGAAGTATCCGGCCTTTTTGGGAGGCTGTCAATTTTCAACAGGACAGGAGCATTGTTCGATGGATTCAACGATGACCAGTGAAACACAACCGGAGGCATCCAAAACGGATTTCTGGCAGAGCCATTCCATGAAATTTCTGGAAATGGCATTTCGAACCGATAAAATGGAAAGCATGGTTCATCCCGATGGGTTCGGCACCAAAACCGGAGACTGTGGCGATACCGTCGAAATCTACCTGAAGCTGCAGGACGAGCGGATCGCTGCGGCTTCGTATGGGTTGCGGGGATGTCTGAACACGGCCGCATGCGCCAATGCCATCATCGAGATGATCGAAGGCAAGAGCATCGACGAGGCTTGGGAAATCACCCCGGAAACGGTTGCCGAATACCTCGAAACGCTGCCTGCCGATCATTTTCATTGTGCGGAGCTTGCGGTAGGCGCCCTGTATCTGGCCCTGAGCGACAGCAGGGAGAAGCAGCAGAGCCCGTGGAAAAAATTGTATGGTACGAAATGACGGATCAAGACAAGGAGACAAGACCATGACGATGGAGCCCACCCGCTTTTCGGGCGGAAGAAAATACGTGCTGGATGAAGAACTTGCCAGAATCGTCAATATTTCGATGGCGCTGGAGATGCCGCTTCTGCTCAAGGGAGAACCGGGAACCGGCAAGACGATGCTGGCCCATGCCATTGCGGAAACCCTGCACATGCCCCTGCTGGTTCTGAACGTCAAATCGAGCATGAAACTCATCGACGCCCTGTATCAGTATGACACCCTGACCCGGCTCAACGACAGCCGTTTCGGCGATTCCAAGCGGGATGTCAGCAACATCGAGGACTATATCCGCATGAGCAAGATCGGCCAGGCGTTTACCACCGATGAGCGCTGTGTCCTGCTGATCGATGAAATCGACAAGGCCGATACGGATTTTCAGGATGACATGCTCGATGTGCTCGACCAGATGGAATTCGATATCATCGAAATCGACAAAACCATCCGGGCCAAGCATCGGCCGGTCATCATCATCACATCCAACGCCAAGAAGGACCTTTCCGACCCCTTTCTGGGAAGATGCAATTTTCACCATATCGCATTCCCAGACCCCAAGATGATGCGGGAAATCGTCAAGGTGCATTTTCCGGGGATCGATGTGGATCTGGCGGAAAATGCCATTGCGGCCTTCTACCGGCTGCGGGAGCTCGACGCCATCGAGAAGAAACCGGCCACGCGGGAGCTGCTGAACTGGATTCGGGCACTGAACATGGATCCC is from Desulfatirhabdium butyrativorans DSM 18734 and encodes:
- a CDS encoding iron-sulfur cluster assembly scaffold protein gives rise to the protein MDSTMTSETQPEASKTDFWQSHSMKFLEMAFRTDKMESMVHPDGFGTKTGDCGDTVEIYLKLQDERIAAASYGLRGCLNTAACANAIIEMIEGKSIDEAWEITPETVAEYLETLPADHFHCAELAVGALYLALSDSREKQQSPWKKLYGTK
- a CDS encoding AAA family ATPase; amino-acid sequence: MTMEPTRFSGGRKYVLDEELARIVNISMALEMPLLLKGEPGTGKTMLAHAIAETLHMPLLVLNVKSSMKLIDALYQYDTLTRLNDSRFGDSKRDVSNIEDYIRMSKIGQAFTTDERCVLLIDEIDKADTDFQDDMLDVLDQMEFDIIEIDKTIRAKHRPVIIITSNAKKDLSDPFLGRCNFHHIAFPDPKMMREIVKVHFPGIDVDLAENAIAAFYRLRELDAIEKKPATRELLNWIRALNMDPDFKPSKLVKGDMPYLGILFKKSQDYNRALSVVSRKRLF